AAGAGGAAGTAGTCTGCAGAGAGGTAAACTCCCATCAGTCCGACCTCGATGGCCAGGAGCAGTGCGTAGAAGTAGTTGGGCCTGTCGCTCTCCTTGTAGGAGAAGGCGATGACCAGCACCTCGAGCATTGCGGTGAGGAAGACCATCAGGAGGCTGAGTCCGTCGACGGTCAGGATGATGGACATCTTGAGTCCGGCGGCGTTAATCCAGCCATAGTTCACATCGAACTTGGAGAGGTCGTTGACATTGGTAATCATCAGTATAAGCGAAAGCAGAAGGGTCGCTACGGTGAACACAAGTGCCACTGCGCAGGAGTACTTCTGCCTCGATCCGCCCATGAAGAGAGTAATGATGGCTCCGATCAGGGGCACCAGGATAAGTGCGGGTAATACGAATTCCATCAGAACAGACCTCCGAACTGACCGAAGAGAACCAGGACGACGATGAACAGGAACACGATTCCGCCGACGACGACGGATGCGTAGGTGTGCAGGTTACCGTCCTGAGCCTTGCTCATAAGGTCACCTCCGCCGACAACGGCACTGGAGAGTCCGTTGACGGTTCCGTCGATGACCTGCCTGTCGAAGAACTCAACGCCCTTGGCAACATCGTATCCGAGCTTCCAGGAGATCTGGTTGTACAGCTCGGGGAAGTAGTACCTGTTGGAGATGGTCCTGTAGAGAGCGGACTTGCCGTTCTTGTTGAACCTTCCGGGGTTGATGCTCTTCTTTGCGTACATAAGGTATGCGAGTGCGATGGCCACCAGTACGAGTACGATGGTCACGTAGGTCTTCCAGGTCTTGAAGAGCTCGATGACAGGGTCGAGAGAGATCTCGAAGACCTTGCCTGCTCCTCCGACGAGGAAGTAGCTGATGGCATCACCGTTGGCGGCTGCACCGACCTGGGAGAAGGTGAAGACGTGCTCCCATCCGAAGACCACGATGAATCCTGCCGCGAAGGCGAAGATTGAAAGGATCATGAGGGGAACGGTCATGGTTGCAGGAGACTCGCCGTGGCAGTGGTGTCCCCTGTACTCGCCCTTGAAGGTCATGAACCACAGCCTGAACATGTAGAATGCGGTCATGAAGGCGGTAACGATTCCGAGGAACCAAAGCAGTGCGAAGATGAGTCCGGTGTTGTTGATGTTGCCATCGAAGAGTTCGAACACGACATCGAGGACGAGATCCTTGGAGAAGAATCCGGCGAAGAAGGGGAATCCGGCGATGGAGAGACATCCGATCAGCATGGTGATGGAGGTCTTGGGCATCTTGGAGTGGAGTCCGCCCATGAGGCGCATATCCTCGGTACCGTTGGCGTGGATGACGGATCCGGAACACAGGAAGAGCAGTGCCTTGAAGAAGGCGTGGTTCACCATGTGGAGACATCCTGCGGAGTAACCGAGTGCACCAGCTGTGAACTCTGCGATATTCTCGATGACGATGTGTCCTCCCTCAACAGAAATGGCGGATGCCATGAGGTATCCTCCTGCTCCGAGAGACAGGAACATGTAACCGAGCTGGGACAGGGTCGAGTAAGCCAGGACTTTCTTGATGTTCATGTTGTTCATTGCCATGGTGGCCGCGAAGAACGCAGTGACTCCTCCGATGACTGCGACGACGAGCATCACATTGGGGTCGAGGAGGAACAGGGGGTAGGCCCTTGCGACAAGGTACACTCCCGCCTTGACCATGGTTGCGGCGTGGATAAGTGCGGACACAGTGGTAGGTCCGGCCATTGCGTCGGGAAGCCAGTCGAGCAGGGGGAACTGGGCGGACTTGCCGATGACTCCACCGAAGACGAGGAGCGAGGCAAGGGTCATGAGACCGGGGTTCGCGGAGTAGGCTGCTGCGAGGTTGTCGACGTTGAATACGTAGGTGTACTCGAGGTGACCGTTCATTGCGAAGAACAGGATGAACAGTCCTCCCATGAGACATACATCTCCCATCCTGGTGACGAGGAATGCCTTCTTTGCTGCGGATGCGGCGTTGTCGGCCTTGTCGTCTCCCTCAGGGTGGTTGAAGCTCCAGAATCCGATAAGGAGGTAGGAGCAGAGACCCATGATCTCCCAGAAGATGAACATCTCAAGAAGGGTGCTGGAGACTGCGAGTCCGAGCATTCCGGTAAGGAAGAGAGCGACTTCTGCGAAGTACCTCCTCTGCCTCTTGAGCTGGTATTCGTCCTCATATCCTCCCATGTATCCAAGGGAGTAGGTGAAGATCATCGTGGAGATGAAGGATGCGAAGAGCATCATCAGGCATGCAAGGATATCGATGTAGAATCCGAAGGTAAGGGTGAAGTTACCGACGGTGAACCAGTCGATGTGCTCCTCGTATGCGTCAGGGTAGTAGTTGCCGGCTCCGATGAAACCGGTGTACTCGAGGGTAACCAGAAGCGAGAGGATGAACGAGGCCGCGGTACCGAGGATAACGAGGTATCCTCCGTAGTGGGTCTTCTTACCCATCTTGCTTCCGAGGAATCCGACGATGGTGAAGCAGAGCACGGGGATGAGGGGGATGAGCCAGGAATACTGCATAATCATGGTAGCCATGTTTACCACCTCATGGACGTGAGATCGTCGGCGTTCGTGGACTTTCTGACCTTGTATGCGTTGAGCAGGATAGCGATACCGACCGCTACCTCGGCTGCTGCCACGGAGATGGTCATGATTACCATGACCTGACCGTAGACGTCTCCGGTGAATGCGGAGAACGCGACAAAGTTGATGTTGGCTGCATTGAGCATGAGCTCAGTGCACATCAGGACAATCAGGGTGTTGGGCTTTGCCATAACACCGTATGCTCCGATGGCGAAGAGGATTGCTGCGAAGGTGAGGTAATACTCAATCGGTATCATCGTTCTCTACCTCCTCTCTTGCGACACAGATTCCTCCGACCATGGCACCGAACATGAGCAGTGCCAGCACGATCAGGAGAGGTCCGTATGCCTCAAATACGCCATAGTTGAGCGAGTTAGTTTTCAGGGTTCCGTCGTCGTTGGTGTTGGACTCGGCGTTCATTCCATCGGTTCCGTTGTAGGGGATGGAAGTAGGTTCGTCGTTCATGTTATCCCAGGAAGTTGCATAGATGCAAGCTCCGAGAGCTACGAGCAGAACGACTGCGACACCGATACCGGCTCCGGCTCTTTTACTCATCATCGAAATCTTCCTCCTGGATGTACCTGCGGGTAAGCATAATGCTGAACGCGAACAGGATGGTGATTGCACCGACGTAGACGAGCAGCTGTATCACACCTATGAACTCTGCTTCAAGGAAGAAGTAGGTCACGGCGACGGTTACGAACACGAGTGCAAGATAGAACGCACTGTGGACGGGCAGCCTGTCGTAGATAACGTAGATGGCGGCGGTGATGCTGATTGCGGCAAGGATAACGAATGCCACAAGATCTCCGTTGCACCAAAGGTAGTTCACGAAGTCGCAGAATCCATTCCAAATGTCTTCAAGAATTGCCATCAGCACACCTCCTTAAGGTGAAGTGCACTCTTGGGGCATGCGTTGACGCAGTTCTCGCAAGATACGCACTTGTCTGCACTGACCTCGGGCCACAGGATGGGTTTACCCTTGGCGTTGGTACCGTGCTCAACCATAGTGATAGCACCGGTAGGACAGACCTTCTGGCACTTCTTACAGCTGATACATTTCTTCTCTTCGAGTTCAGGCCGGTCGAGTCCGAAGAACGAGTGCCTGATCTCACCTTTGCCGTTCTGGAAGTCAGAGTAGAGGGTGACCTCATTCTTGACTTTCATTCCCTCGGTGGTGTTCTCGTAGGCGAGCCTGCGGGGACCGTAGATAAGGTCTGCCCTGGTGTACTCAGCGAGCTCCACGACGGGGGTGACGGTCATTGCGTCGACGGGACAGTACTCTGCGCAGTAACCGCAGAAGGAGCACCTTCCCATGTTAATCTGTGGCCTAGAAACGGTCTTGCCCGCATCGTCGGGAGTGTCCACGAGGATGATTGCGGTGCAGGGACAGTACTTGACGCACATTCCGCATCCGAGACATTTGTTGAAGTCGAGTCCGGGACGGCCGCGGTAGTTGTCGGGGTTCCAGAGTGCTTCGTAAGGGTAAAGGACGGTGATGGGTCTGTGGACGGTGGTCTTGGCCATCAGCTTCAGGGTGACGAAGATAGGCCTGACGATCCACAGGTCCTTCCAGCACTTGTGCCTTCCGTCCCTGTATTTTTCAATATATTCCATAGACATCAGAAGACACCTCCAATGAAGAGCTTGAAGATGAGGACGATGACCAAGTTGAGGATGGAGAGGGGCATGAAGACCTTCCATCCGAGGTTGAGGATGGTATCGGTCCTGACACGTCCGGTTCCGAGCCTGATGGCGATCATGACGAAGAACACCAGCCAGGCCTTCAGGAGGAAGGTCAGCTCAGGTGCGGGGAACCACCACATGAAGTTCTGGTGGAAGCTCGCGATTCCGTCTCCGAGGAAGTAGGTCCACTCCATGAAGGGAAGGTTCCAGCCTCCGAAGAACAGAAGGACGATGATTCCGCAGGAACAGGCTCCTCTGAGGTAGTCAGCGAGCATGATGAGACCCCATTTCATACCTCCGTACTCGGTCTGCCATCCCTCGACCAGCTCGGACTCTGCCTCTGCAAGGTCGAAAGGCGCACGCTCGGACTCTGCGGTAGCGCAGATCATGAAGGTGACGAATCCGACGAACATGGGGATGACATACCAGAAGTGCTTGGTCTGAGCCATCACGATGTCGTTGATGTTGAGGGATCCGGCGAGGAGTGCGGCGGTGGCGATGATGATCAGGAGGGGTACCTCGTAGGAGATCATCATCTCGGCGGCCCTGATTCCTCCGATAAGGGAGTACTTGTTGTTCTGGGACCATCCGGATACGAGAATGAAGAACGGGGCAAGTGCGTAGAGACCCATGATGATCAGGAGTCCAGCGTCGTAGTTGACGACGAACCACCTGGGGGACAGGGGGACCATACAGTCGATCAGAACAGAGGTTCCGATGATGAGTGCGACGGTCCACCAGTAGGTCATTCCGTCGACCTTCTTGGAGAAGACGTTGTCTTTCATGAAGGTCTTGAGACCGTCAGCGACACACTGGAGGAATCCCCACATACCGATCATGGTTCCACGGCGGTCCATACCCCTTCCGAGGACCTTACGCTCCTCCCATAGGGATATAAGACAAGCCACGAAGACGACGGCGAAGACCAGCACCATGAACAGCACGAGTGCGAAGATGTTGTTGGTCATGTCGCAGACGAGCCAGGTGGAGACGTCGTTGCCGGGGAACAGCAGGTCGAGGAGCCAAGCGATGGCTCCGCCGATGATGTTCCAGAGTTTCATTCCGATGTCGTAGGGCAGGTTGTATGCGTCTCCGAACGGATAGTAGGGGTTGGCCTGAATGGGGTCAGCCCATCCGTGCTGGGAATAGACGCCAGTGATCCAATCGATGATACTAGTGTATGCCATATCAAATCACCTGTCGGTCTCTCCGAGACACATGTCGATCATTGCCATGATGACAGGAACATCAGCGATCCTGCATCCCTGCAGGAGTGCTTTGGACGCAGAAACGTTCACGAAGATGGCACTGCGGACTTTGAGCCTGTAGGGGTGGTCGGTACCGTCGGAAACGAGGTACATGGCGGCCTCTCCACGGCAGTCTTCGATACGGGCGTAGGTCTTTCCGGCAGGGATCCTGCTGGGGACTTTGAGCCTGTAGGGAGCGCTCTTTCCGAGAGCCC
The sequence above is a segment of the methanogenic archaeon ISO4-H5 genome. Coding sequences within it:
- a CDS encoding F420H2 dehydrogenase subunit L FpoL — translated: MATMIMQYSWLIPLIPVLCFTIVGFLGSKMGKKTHYGGYLVILGTAASFILSLLVTLEYTGFIGAGNYYPDAYEEHIDWFTVGNFTLTFGFYIDILACLMMLFASFISTMIFTYSLGYMGGYEDEYQLKRQRRYFAEVALFLTGMLGLAVSSTLLEMFIFWEIMGLCSYLLIGFWSFNHPEGDDKADNAASAAKKAFLVTRMGDVCLMGGLFILFFAMNGHLEYTYVFNVDNLAAAYSANPGLMTLASLLVFGGVIGKSAQFPLLDWLPDAMAGPTTVSALIHAATMVKAGVYLVARAYPLFLLDPNVMLVVAVIGGVTAFFAATMAMNNMNIKKVLAYSTLSQLGYMFLSLGAGGYLMASAISVEGGHIVIENIAEFTAGALGYSAGCLHMVNHAFFKALLFLCSGSVIHANGTEDMRLMGGLHSKMPKTSITMLIGCLSIAGFPFFAGFFSKDLVLDVVFELFDGNINNTGLIFALLWFLGIVTAFMTAFYMFRLWFMTFKGEYRGHHCHGESPATMTVPLMILSIFAFAAGFIVVFGWEHVFTFSQVGAAANGDAISYFLVGGAGKVFEISLDPVIELFKTWKTYVTIVLVLVAIALAYLMYAKKSINPGRFNKNGKSALYRTISNRYYFPELYNQISWKLGYDVAKGVEFFDRQVIDGTVNGLSSAVVGGGDLMSKAQDGNLHTYASVVVGGIVFLFIVVLVLFGQFGGLF
- a CDS encoding F420H2 dehydrogenase subunit K FpoK, producing MIPIEYYLTFAAILFAIGAYGVMAKPNTLIVLMCTELMLNAANINFVAFSAFTGDVYGQVMVIMTISVAAAEVAVGIAILLNAYKVRKSTNADDLTSMRW
- a CDS encoding NADH:ubiquinone oxidoreductase J FpoJ, whose amino-acid sequence is MAILEDIWNGFCDFVNYLWCNGDLVAFVILAAISITAAIYVIYDRLPVHSAFYLALVFVTVAVTYFFLEAEFIGVIQLLVYVGAITILFAFSIMLTRRYIQEEDFDDE
- a CDS encoding NADH:quinone oxidoreductase I FpoI, with the translated sequence MSMEYIEKYRDGRHKCWKDLWIVRPIFVTLKLMAKTTVHRPITVLYPYEALWNPDNYRGRPGLDFNKCLGCGMCVKYCPCTAIILVDTPDDAGKTVSRPQINMGRCSFCGYCAEYCPVDAMTVTPVVELAEYTRADLIYGPRRLAYENTTEGMKVKNEVTLYSDFQNGKGEIRHSFFGLDRPELEEKKCISCKKCQKVCPTGAITMVEHGTNAKGKPILWPEVSADKCVSCENCVNACPKSALHLKEVC
- a CDS encoding NADH dehydrogenase subunit H FpoH, which gives rise to MAYTSIIDWITGVYSQHGWADPIQANPYYPFGDAYNLPYDIGMKLWNIIGGAIAWLLDLLFPGNDVSTWLVCDMTNNIFALVLFMVLVFAVVFVACLISLWEERKVLGRGMDRRGTMIGMWGFLQCVADGLKTFMKDNVFSKKVDGMTYWWTVALIIGTSVLIDCMVPLSPRWFVVNYDAGLLIIMGLYALAPFFILVSGWSQNNKYSLIGGIRAAEMMISYEVPLLIIIATAALLAGSLNINDIVMAQTKHFWYVIPMFVGFVTFMICATAESERAPFDLAEAESELVEGWQTEYGGMKWGLIMLADYLRGACSCGIIVLLFFGGWNLPFMEWTYFLGDGIASFHQNFMWWFPAPELTFLLKAWLVFFVMIAIRLGTGRVRTDTILNLGWKVFMPLSILNLVIVLIFKLFIGGVF